The following coding sequences are from one Chanos chanos chromosome 12, fChaCha1.1, whole genome shotgun sequence window:
- the LOC115825707 gene encoding CKLF-like MARVEL transmembrane domain-containing protein 8 → METRQSSGTVVTTSSTSPYVEFENFSPTSGSYHRQFVRSPSGVLIFSEVVLGLLVWTLIAGTEYFRVSPFGWVMFVAVFYWVLTLFLLILLLSMAHTRIPHVPWTGVVLVFNCSAALLYLVAAIVEATVVGRGSRGHHNYNSWAASTFFAFLVTLCYAGSAFLSLRSWQSRQDGS, encoded by the exons ATGGAGACCAGACAGAGCTCCGGTACCGTCGTGACCACGAGCAGTACTAGTCCTTACGTGGAATTCGAAAACTTTTCTCCGACTTCTGGGTCATACCACAGACAGTTTGTGCGAAGCCCATCGGGTGTCTTGATCTTTTCCGAAGTC gtgcttGGTCTGCTGGTGTGGACTCTTATAGCAGGAACAGAGTATTTCCGTGTGTCTCCGTTCGGCTGGGTcatgtttgtggctgtgttctACTGGGtactcactctcttcctcctcatcctcctcctcagcaTGGCCCACACACGAATCCCACATGTGCCCTGGACTGGTGTA GTCTTGGTATTCAACTGCAGCGCTGCCCTGCTTTACCTGGTGGCTGCCATCGTGGAGGCAACAGTTGTGGGCCGCGGAAGCAGAGGTCACCATAACTACAACAGCTGGGCAGCGTCCACG TTCTTTGCTTTCCTGGTGACACTGTGCTATGCAGGCAGTGCTTTCCTCAGCCTTAGGTCATGGCAAAGCAGACAAGATGGAAGCTGA